The sequence AAAGGAATATTAAAGTAAACATCACAGCTAATATCTATATGAGTATGGTCAGATAAGCTAAAATCCTTGCCTATTGCTCGATTGAGTGTCATACAATGCTCTAATAGACTTTCTAAGAACTTACCGTTTTCATCTGCCTTAATGGGTTTTAGGACAGTCTTTAATTGCTTGAAGTTGTCCAACTGTCTTAATGGGCTTGGCTTTGATTCAATTTTAAATTTCATCATCTTTTATTTTACGTTAATAATTTCGAATAAGGTTCTATGAAAACCGCTGCTTTATAAATATCCATAATTCCTTTCCTACGGTTACTGTAATTTCTTTGAGCACTCCATATAGGCTAACAAATACATCCTTCATCATCTTAAATTTTAATGGCCATCAGCAAGGCCAATGCCAATGCGTTGATATTCTTTTCCAATTCTAAATAGGAGGCTTCATCCGTATTGGACAAAAAACCAAGCTCCACCAAAATAGCAGGACTTATTGCTATAGATTCACGTAATACCTGAAAATTGGCTCTTTTGATTCCCCTGCTTCTATAGCCCAATCGCTCTGTAAGTACCTCAATCATAGAAAGGGCAACAACTTTTGATTCCATTTGGTTTTCATTTTTCAAACTCGTTTTATTGTGCAGATACACTTCAATACCTGTGGCTTTTTCATTCTTGGCGTGGTTGCAATGCAACGAAATAAAAAGGTCAGGTCGTAAGACGTGAACCAATTGGGTTCGATGACTTAATGAAATTAGGGTATCCTTATACCTGGTGAGATATAGCTCGTAAGGATTATCAAGTAGTGTTCTGTTATACATCAACATTGCTTTTGCAATCGCCAAGGTGATATCCTTTTCTCTGCTATGATTGGCTCCTAAGGCACCAGAGTCTATTCCCCCGTGTCCAGCATCAATCATAATTACCTTTTTCTCCTGTGAAAACAGCATGTTGACAGGAACTAAAAAGAGAACAATAAGTAGTATTTTGAACTGTTTCATCGTAGCTGTGTTTTTTCGATTTCTCATTACACAATTTTTAAAGATTTCGGCCAATACCTCATTTTCCTTCAAAATTTAACGCCCGTACCCGTTAATATTTTTCGTTTTTCTCCCTTAACGGGCATTCACTTATAGATTTCGCAAAAAGTAAGTTCTAACAAGGTCGCTCTAAACCATTTAGGAGGCCATAAAACGTAAGCGTTATGAAAAAAGCGATGTATCTAACGTGGGCAATGCTCCCGATGAGCCTACCCACATTTGCACAAATTGGGGGTATTGAAGATTCCGTAAATGATGTTTCCGATACCATTAGGGCAATTTTCCCTTTGCTGCTCGGTGTCATTTTCCTTATCGGGTTCCTATTTAATGCGGGACATTTTTTTGGGGAGAATGCAGACCTTAAAAAAGGGATTACCCGTGTACTTGTCTTTGTACTTATTGCAGGTGCCGTGGTGGGCATCTTTACCTATCTCATTGGAATCGTAGTGTAAGCCTCATAGAGGCCTTTGTTATAAAACCTTATCCAGTGAAAAAGTACGAGGTATATAAGAACATTCGCAAAGGGGCTATGATATGGGGGCTTCCCATATCACTCTTTGCTATGATGATGCTCTCCATATTGGCATCGCTACTTGTCATCATTTTTTCATTCAGTTTGGTGGTAATCATTGTGGCTATGCTTTGGAACACCACCTTATATGTGGTGTTGACCAAAACTGCCCTTAAAGGAATTTCAGTGAATTTCAATACGGTGTTCCCAAAAATCATTAGCAACAAAAAAGAAAACCTGACACACTATGTCGATTATTAATATCGCTACATACAATCCCATCATTGAGATACAGGACAATGTCATCTTTGCCAATAATGGCAATATCATAACCTGTTATCAAGTGGAACTGCCTGAAATCTATTCTTTGTCCGAGAAGGATTTTGAGGATTTACACGGTATTTGGCTCCAGGCCTTAAAATCATTGCCCGTAGGCTGTGTTATTCATAAACAAGATGTATACCTCAAAAAAGCATTCAATTCTGAATACCTGACCAACGATACCTTTTTGGCAAAGGCGACTCTCCAACATTTTAAAGGAAGGGAATATATTGAGCATAAATGCTACCTGTTTTTCACTTTAGCGCGGAACAAAACGCTGAACAACCCCAAATATGTCAACCCTTTTAAAAAGGTTGGCAAAGGGATCTATCAAGGATTAAATCAGAATGTACATAGTTTCATTGGTTCGGTAAGTGATTCCATTACCTATATAAACAACAGCCGTAAGGTGTCGTTGCAACCTCTTGATAAGAAGCAAATTCTTGAACTGAACCGTAATTTTTTCAATGGCTTCAACATTGGATATGATACCGATATGCTTTTGGAAAAGTCCAAAGTGACCAT is a genomic window of Flagellimonas sp. CMM7 containing:
- a CDS encoding N-acetylmuramoyl-L-alanine amidase: MRNRKNTATMKQFKILLIVLFLVPVNMLFSQEKKVIMIDAGHGGIDSGALGANHSREKDITLAIAKAMLMYNRTLLDNPYELYLTRYKDTLISLSHRTQLVHVLRPDLFISLHCNHAKNEKATGIEVYLHNKTSLKNENQMESKVVALSMIEVLTERLGYRSRGIKRANFQVLRESIAISPAILVELGFLSNTDEASYLELEKNINALALALLMAIKI